In a single window of the Pontibacter russatus genome:
- a CDS encoding TonB-dependent receptor has protein sequence MTRKFSSLLLLLCASVTAAFAQGGVIRGQLTSSETGEELIGATVVVKGTATGTATDLDGKFNLTNLEPGTYEVQASYISFEPETVAGVVVKKDEVTVLNISLGAATTKLQEVVIEGRAIRSSVNTLRNTQKNAAVVMDGVSAEQFSRSGDSDAAAALSRVTGISTENGKYVYVRGLGDRYVKTALNGAEIPGLDPNRNTVQMDLFPANLIDNLTVSKTFTPDMPGSFSGGFVNVTTKDFPDRFTLQLSTSLGYNDQTTFNGNFLTSNKGETDWLGFDDGTRAVPDEVDYAVPYESYTNKESAEQIDQATNAFNSEMAPRTMVAPLNHSHSFSLGNQTDVFGRQFGYVVGLSYQRGYSYYGNGTFGLWELNSANAEDLFVKRLLADKRGVEDVTLGFLANFSYKLNSNNKVSLNLIRNQSGQNSSRFLSGIFPETSGIFDNTAIFESRALHYLQRSLSSGQLKGEHVLPGLKNSKVTWLTSFTLSEQDEPDLRFFANDYFVSGADTAFRIQAAAYTLPARFFRTLDETNLDLKLNLETPFTIWNGLEAKAKVGVAALRKDRAFRENVYRYRFSSDYDYNGGIPAFFAPQNLGIVARPQDAESGGIYRYGVYLQDGSQRTNNYDGEEAIYAGYGMVDLPLTGKLRVVAGARVEATDIYVQSFNDQLEPGELNTVDLLPSVNTSYSLTEKMNLRLGYSKTLARPNFREIAPYTSFDFVGEPAFTGNANLERTTIDNFDARWEWYPGLGEYLSVSAFYKNFHNPIERAINTLAQNNEIFIQNVANAKVYGLEFEVNKNLSFITPALQNFLVGTNLSLIRSEVAITPLELEQIRAVRPDAAATRPLFGQSPYVANASLTYQSDPLGLIATASYNVFGDRISAISVGGTPNIYERSRPMGSLVVSKRIGQHLTAKASADNIFDPAYKNSHEYKGQEFIYTSYKLGRTYSLGVTYLIN, from the coding sequence AGCAGCGAGACGGGCGAAGAACTAATCGGGGCCACCGTTGTGGTAAAAGGCACGGCCACCGGCACAGCGACCGACCTGGACGGAAAGTTTAACCTCACCAACCTGGAGCCCGGCACCTACGAGGTGCAGGCATCCTATATATCCTTCGAGCCTGAAACTGTAGCAGGCGTTGTCGTGAAAAAAGACGAGGTGACCGTGCTGAACATCAGCCTTGGCGCAGCCACCACCAAACTACAGGAAGTCGTCATTGAAGGCAGGGCCATCCGAAGTTCCGTAAACACCCTGCGCAACACCCAGAAAAACGCGGCGGTGGTAATGGACGGCGTTTCAGCCGAGCAGTTCTCCCGGAGCGGAGACAGCGACGCCGCCGCGGCCCTGTCCCGTGTGACGGGCATCTCCACTGAAAACGGCAAGTACGTGTATGTGCGCGGCCTCGGCGACCGCTACGTGAAGACAGCCCTGAACGGCGCTGAGATTCCCGGCCTGGACCCCAACCGGAACACTGTGCAGATGGACCTTTTCCCCGCTAACCTGATTGACAACCTGACGGTTTCCAAAACCTTCACCCCGGACATGCCCGGCAGCTTCTCAGGCGGTTTCGTGAACGTCACCACCAAGGATTTCCCGGACAGGTTCACCCTGCAGCTTTCCACTTCCCTCGGCTATAACGACCAGACCACCTTCAACGGCAACTTCCTGACGAGCAACAAAGGCGAGACGGACTGGCTGGGCTTTGACGACGGAACAAGGGCGGTGCCCGACGAGGTTGATTATGCCGTGCCCTACGAAAGTTATACCAACAAGGAAAGCGCAGAGCAGATAGACCAGGCGACGAATGCGTTCAACAGCGAGATGGCGCCGCGCACCATGGTTGCCCCGCTCAATCACTCCCACTCCTTCTCGCTGGGCAACCAGACGGATGTGTTCGGCCGGCAGTTCGGCTATGTGGTGGGCTTGTCGTACCAGCGGGGCTATTCTTACTACGGCAACGGCACGTTCGGCCTGTGGGAACTGAACAGCGCCAACGCCGAGGACCTGTTTGTGAAAAGGCTGCTTGCCGATAAAAGAGGGGTGGAGGACGTGACGCTGGGCTTCCTGGCGAATTTCTCCTACAAACTCAACAGCAACAACAAAGTCTCCCTGAACCTTATCCGGAACCAGAGCGGGCAGAACTCCAGCCGGTTCCTGAGCGGTATCTTCCCCGAAACCTCCGGCATTTTCGACAACACGGCCATCTTCGAATCGCGTGCCTTGCACTACCTGCAGCGCTCCCTCTCCAGCGGCCAGCTAAAGGGCGAGCACGTGCTGCCGGGCCTGAAGAACAGCAAGGTAACCTGGCTGACCTCCTTTACGCTGTCGGAGCAGGATGAGCCGGACCTGCGCTTCTTCGCCAACGACTACTTTGTGTCCGGGGCTGACACCGCCTTCCGCATTCAGGCGGCGGCCTATACCCTGCCGGCACGGTTTTTCAGAACCCTGGATGAAACGAACCTCGACCTAAAGCTGAACCTGGAGACACCCTTCACGATATGGAACGGCCTGGAGGCGAAAGCCAAAGTCGGGGTGGCCGCGCTCCGCAAGGACAGGGCTTTCCGTGAGAACGTGTACCGCTACCGCTTCTCCAGCGACTACGACTACAACGGGGGCATCCCGGCCTTTTTCGCCCCGCAGAACCTGGGCATCGTGGCGCGCCCGCAGGACGCGGAGAGCGGTGGCATCTACCGCTACGGCGTTTACCTGCAGGACGGATCGCAGCGCACCAACAACTACGACGGCGAGGAAGCCATATATGCGGGATATGGCATGGTGGACCTGCCGCTGACAGGCAAGCTGCGGGTAGTGGCGGGTGCCCGCGTGGAGGCGACGGATATATACGTGCAAAGCTTTAACGACCAGCTGGAGCCTGGAGAACTGAACACGGTGGACCTGCTTCCCTCCGTCAACACCTCGTACAGCCTCACCGAGAAAATGAACCTCAGGCTGGGTTACTCCAAAACCCTGGCCCGGCCCAACTTCCGGGAGATTGCCCCCTATACCTCCTTCGACTTTGTGGGGGAGCCCGCCTTTACCGGCAACGCCAACCTCGAGCGCACCACTATCGACAACTTCGACGCACGGTGGGAGTGGTACCCGGGGCTGGGCGAGTACCTCAGCGTGAGCGCGTTCTACAAGAACTTCCACAACCCGATAGAGCGGGCCATCAACACGCTGGCGCAAAATAATGAGATCTTTATTCAGAACGTGGCCAACGCGAAGGTATATGGGCTGGAGTTTGAGGTGAACAAGAACCTGTCGTTTATCACGCCCGCGCTGCAGAACTTCCTGGTCGGCACCAACCTTTCCCTCATCAGGTCGGAGGTAGCCATTACGCCCCTTGAGCTTGAGCAGATTCGCGCCGTAAGGCCCGATGCCGCGGCCACCAGGCCCTTGTTCGGACAGTCGCCTTACGTGGCCAACGCCAGCCTCACGTACCAGAGCGACCCCCTGGGCCTCATCGCCACGGCCAGCTACAACGTGTTCGGCGACCGTATCTCTGCCATCTCGGTGGGGGGCACCCCGAACATCTACGAGCGCTCCCGCCCGATGGGCAGCCTGGTGGTCTCCAAGCGCATCGGCCAGCACCTCACGGCAAAGGCCTCCGCCGACAACATCTTTGACCCTGCCTACAAAAACAGCCATGAGTACAAGGGGCAGGAGTTTATATATACTTCCTACAAGCTGGGCAGAACGTACTCGCTCGGCGTGACCTACCTGATAAACTGA
- a CDS encoding SusC/RagA family TonB-linked outer membrane protein yields the protein MGKGLPSAALPYAIQVNGKVTDSSNGEPLPGVAVVLKGTSIGASTGVDGTYSLAVPDGQENGTLVFSYIGFVNQEVPIRNRSVIDIQLQTDVKALEEVVVIGYGTQKRSDVTGAVASVKEAELRERAMPSLNQALAGKMPGVQVNTNSGRPGGRTNIRIRGFSSINTSNNPLYVIDGVMMPQSNLAQSSSPIDYINPSDIVSIEVLKDASSTAIYGARGANGVIMVTTKKGRAGEGQISYNVDFSTTAIGPNRPEVLNTAEYLAVEELAWRNMEKYDPVGWAEGKWESLNPALKRSNPFLVAQGVFDANGNPMHDTDWLKETTQSKLSQNHQLGFSGGNERTTYSLSLGYRDDQGFLKNSYMKRYSGRFTIEDQIKKWLKVGGTLSYNNQTENLVDISDQVARQIVEDFPFLPVRYPDGTFANNRDYPLAEGTMSSMHRLHGRKYLLNTQTTIGSLYSNIRFAEGLEMRTVLGTNILTQENNESTTRTLDIGNRGNAASRNRKETFWSVENYLTYNKTFGDIHAFTGLLGISWQETDFFNSDASIRNFSTDYFLYNNLDAGSTSPSVATEASTTAYNSYFGRINYSLMDRYLFTVTGRADGSSRFGENHKYAFFPSAALAWRISEEDFLKGSSVISNLKLRGSYGLTGNSEIAPYQSLPLLSSTYAAVIGDIRVVGTGLGRLANPELKWEKTAQTDIGVELGLLNNRIMLEADVYYRKTTDMLLDAPVPRTSGYATVRKNVGSMENKGIELSLNTVNIDGGDFSWSTGFNVSMNRNKVLTLASPADIFGVGGPNFTNQTNIIRVGEPVGSFWGLTRVGIWSEAEREEAARFTSYRPGQTLMPGDIKYLDVNGDNAITDADRSIIGNGSPKAWGALTNTFRFRNFDLLVDLQYSYGNDVLDMTLHSSEDRQALANSYKTVLNAWTPQNQNTMIAEVRNTRAGYITNVDTHWIKDGSFIRGRNILLGYTFSNAVTEKIRLSRLRIYTSAQNLFLLVDDELIGDPETVGIRDSDAQNVFSQGQNWHGYPKPRTFLLGLQIGL from the coding sequence ATGGGAAAAGGGCTTCCGAGCGCCGCATTGCCTTATGCTATTCAGGTAAACGGCAAGGTAACCGACAGTAGCAACGGGGAGCCATTGCCAGGGGTAGCCGTGGTGCTGAAAGGCACCTCCATCGGGGCCAGCACCGGCGTGGACGGCACCTACAGTCTGGCCGTTCCGGACGGGCAGGAGAATGGCACACTCGTATTTTCCTATATCGGGTTCGTGAACCAGGAGGTGCCCATCCGAAACAGGTCTGTGATTGATATCCAGCTTCAGACAGATGTGAAGGCGCTGGAAGAGGTGGTGGTGATCGGTTACGGCACCCAGAAACGCTCAGACGTGACCGGCGCCGTGGCCTCGGTAAAGGAAGCCGAACTACGTGAGCGAGCTATGCCTTCCCTAAACCAGGCTCTGGCTGGCAAAATGCCCGGCGTGCAGGTAAACACCAACTCAGGCCGCCCGGGGGGCAGAACCAATATCCGAATCCGTGGATTCAGTTCAATCAATACTTCTAACAACCCACTGTACGTGATAGACGGGGTGATGATGCCGCAGAGCAACCTGGCACAGTCAAGTTCCCCGATAGATTACATTAACCCTAGCGACATCGTGTCCATTGAGGTGTTGAAAGACGCTTCTTCCACGGCTATATATGGCGCCAGGGGCGCCAATGGGGTAATCATGGTAACGACCAAAAAAGGTCGCGCCGGAGAAGGCCAGATCAGCTACAACGTGGATTTCAGCACAACTGCCATTGGTCCGAACCGTCCGGAGGTGCTGAACACGGCGGAATACCTGGCAGTAGAGGAACTGGCCTGGCGGAACATGGAGAAATACGATCCGGTTGGTTGGGCCGAAGGCAAGTGGGAATCACTGAACCCGGCACTGAAGCGATCAAACCCCTTCCTGGTTGCTCAAGGCGTTTTTGATGCCAATGGCAACCCGATGCACGACACCGACTGGCTGAAGGAAACTACGCAGTCCAAGCTTTCCCAGAACCACCAGTTGGGCTTTAGCGGCGGTAACGAGCGCACCACCTATTCCCTTTCCCTGGGCTACCGCGACGACCAAGGGTTTTTAAAGAATTCCTATATGAAGCGCTATTCTGGTAGGTTCACCATTGAAGACCAGATAAAAAAATGGCTGAAAGTGGGCGGAACGCTGAGCTACAACAACCAGACGGAAAATTTGGTGGACATATCGGACCAAGTGGCCCGTCAGATTGTGGAAGACTTCCCTTTCCTGCCGGTGAGGTACCCCGACGGCACGTTTGCCAACAACCGGGACTACCCGTTAGCGGAAGGCACCATGAGTTCAATGCACCGCCTGCATGGCCGTAAGTACCTGCTCAACACCCAGACGACAATCGGTAGCCTCTACTCAAACATTAGGTTTGCGGAAGGCCTGGAGATGCGCACCGTGCTGGGCACCAACATCCTCACCCAGGAAAACAACGAATCCACTACCCGCACCCTGGACATCGGCAACCGCGGAAACGCCGCTTCCCGTAACCGGAAAGAAACCTTCTGGTCTGTGGAGAATTACCTGACCTATAACAAGACCTTCGGCGACATCCATGCTTTCACCGGCTTATTGGGCATATCCTGGCAGGAAACTGATTTCTTTAATTCGGATGCCTCCATCCGTAACTTCTCTACCGATTATTTCCTGTACAACAACCTGGACGCTGGCAGCACGTCACCATCCGTGGCCACAGAGGCTTCCACTACGGCCTATAACTCTTACTTCGGCCGTATCAACTACAGCCTGATGGACAGGTACCTGTTTACTGTTACAGGTCGGGCAGACGGTTCTTCTCGCTTCGGTGAAAACCACAAATATGCCTTTTTCCCTTCGGCTGCGCTCGCATGGCGTATTTCAGAAGAGGACTTCCTGAAGGGCAGCAGCGTTATCTCTAACCTGAAACTGCGTGGCAGTTACGGCCTGACAGGTAACTCTGAGATTGCACCTTACCAGTCCTTGCCACTTTTAAGCTCTACCTACGCTGCCGTTATTGGTGATATACGGGTAGTCGGAACCGGCCTAGGTCGCTTGGCGAACCCCGAATTGAAGTGGGAGAAGACAGCCCAGACAGATATTGGTGTGGAACTCGGGTTGCTGAACAACCGCATTATGCTGGAAGCGGATGTGTATTACCGCAAGACCACTGACATGCTGCTGGATGCCCCTGTGCCTCGTACCTCTGGCTACGCTACTGTACGTAAGAACGTGGGTTCCATGGAGAACAAAGGCATAGAACTGTCACTGAACACGGTTAACATCGATGGGGGTGATTTCTCCTGGAGCACCGGGTTCAACGTTTCCATGAACCGGAACAAGGTGCTGACGTTGGCATCACCGGCTGATATCTTCGGGGTGGGCGGTCCTAACTTCACGAATCAGACAAACATCATCCGCGTCGGCGAGCCAGTGGGCTCCTTCTGGGGCCTGACCCGCGTGGGCATCTGGAGCGAGGCCGAGCGGGAGGAAGCCGCCCGCTTTACCAGCTACCGCCCCGGACAGACGCTTATGCCGGGCGACATCAAGTACCTGGATGTGAACGGTGACAATGCCATCACCGACGCTGACCGCAGCATCATCGGCAATGGCAGCCCGAAAGCCTGGGGTGCCCTGACCAACACCTTCCGCTTCAGAAACTTTGACTTGCTGGTAGACCTGCAGTACTCTTACGGCAACGATGTGCTGGACATGACCCTGCACTCCAGCGAGGATCGCCAGGCCCTGGCCAACAGCTACAAAACCGTGCTGAACGCCTGGACGCCGCAAAACCAGAACACCATGATTGCCGAGGTGCGCAACACCCGCGCTGGCTATATCACCAACGTGGACACCCACTGGATCAAGGACGGCTCCTTTATCCGGGGCAGAAACATCCTGCTGGGCTATACCTTCTCTAATGCTGTTACAGAGAAAATCAGGCTGAGCCGCCTGCGCATTTATACCTCCGCCCAAAACCTGTTCTTGCTGGTCGATGACGAGCTCATCGGAGACCCTGAGACCGTTGGCATTCGCGATTCAGATGCCCAGAACGTGTTCTCGCAGGGACAGAACTGGCACGGCTATCCCAAGCCAAGAACCTTCCTGTTAGGTCTGCAGATCGGCTTGTAA
- a CDS encoding RagB/SusD family nutrient uptake outer membrane protein, producing the protein MKIYKLKYLSKVFLCGVLLLGTAGCEDDFLKETPPSNLTPDNFYTIPDHAEAALYAAYADTRLVYEGSGIFSSTWQMLEAPTGTSTTETGQNSDLNNLYGLIYDGTTGHVANYWNGLYRLIAQTNLLLEKVPGITPMDEAQKKKIMGEAKFLRAWAYFRAVQLWGDVPLITTPQSLTSEDFMPARAPKEEVYALIVSDLTEAEAAGLPWMDASGRASLAAVKSMLAKVYLTMAGYPLQKGASHYQLAADKAYEVISYANANPGSINLFPTYAEVHHESTENTLEHIFMVQYNNLVAGNPMENMYPNFKPVTYAGPSGTGSTVPTTSFYNSYEEGDLRAKNQEGYFYTSYYTNGTGEEFDLGAPYIFKHFNVTSAGAPGLTPTRNNNLNVPIIRYADVLLIYAEAQNELGGPTQEAYDALKRIRDRAQLTTPDLGTFDQASFREAVWRERWHELAYEGITWFDMVRLRKAYNETTDSFDDFVGHINLNSNKALEEKHLLFPLPTPERRNNPNLSPQNPGYPEF; encoded by the coding sequence ATGAAGATTTATAAATTAAAATACTTATCGAAAGTGTTTCTCTGCGGCGTCCTCCTGCTGGGCACAGCGGGATGTGAAGATGATTTCCTGAAAGAAACGCCGCCTTCCAACCTCACGCCGGATAACTTCTATACCATACCGGATCACGCTGAAGCCGCTCTATATGCAGCCTATGCCGATACCCGCCTGGTATACGAAGGCTCGGGAATATTTTCGTCGACCTGGCAGATGCTGGAGGCGCCCACCGGAACATCCACTACCGAAACCGGCCAGAACTCGGACCTGAACAACCTGTACGGCCTGATATATGACGGCACCACCGGCCATGTGGCCAACTACTGGAACGGCCTGTACCGGCTGATAGCGCAGACCAACCTGCTGCTCGAAAAAGTTCCGGGTATCACGCCAATGGACGAGGCCCAGAAAAAGAAGATCATGGGCGAAGCGAAGTTCCTGCGGGCATGGGCCTACTTCCGGGCAGTACAGTTGTGGGGGGATGTTCCGTTGATTACCACTCCGCAAAGCCTGACCTCAGAGGACTTTATGCCTGCCCGGGCACCCAAAGAAGAGGTTTACGCGTTGATTGTGTCTGACCTGACCGAGGCGGAAGCAGCCGGCTTGCCGTGGATGGATGCTTCCGGACGGGCATCGCTGGCCGCCGTTAAGTCCATGCTGGCAAAAGTTTACCTGACCATGGCGGGCTACCCCCTGCAGAAAGGCGCCTCCCATTACCAGCTGGCGGCCGATAAGGCCTACGAGGTGATATCCTATGCCAACGCCAACCCCGGCTCCATTAATCTGTTCCCTACCTATGCCGAGGTACACCACGAGAGCACGGAGAATACGCTGGAGCATATTTTTATGGTGCAGTACAACAACCTGGTGGCGGGCAACCCGATGGAGAACATGTACCCGAACTTTAAGCCGGTGACATATGCCGGACCATCCGGAACCGGAAGCACGGTGCCCACCACCTCGTTCTACAACTCATATGAGGAGGGCGATCTGCGGGCAAAAAACCAGGAGGGCTATTTCTATACCAGCTACTACACCAATGGCACAGGCGAAGAGTTTGACCTGGGTGCTCCTTATATTTTCAAGCACTTCAACGTCACCTCTGCTGGCGCCCCCGGCCTCACGCCCACGCGCAACAACAACCTGAACGTGCCCATCATCCGGTACGCTGATGTGCTGTTGATATATGCCGAGGCGCAAAACGAACTGGGTGGCCCCACGCAGGAAGCCTATGATGCCCTGAAGCGCATCCGCGACAGAGCACAGCTGACTACCCCTGACCTGGGCACTTTCGACCAGGCTTCCTTCCGGGAGGCGGTGTGGCGCGAGCGCTGGCACGAACTGGCTTACGAGGGCATCACCTGGTTTGACATGGTGCGGCTACGAAAGGCCTACAACGAGACCACGGACAGCTTCGATGATTTCGTAGGGCACATCAACCTCAACTCAAACAAGGCCCTGGAAGAAAAGCACCTGCTGTTCCCGCTGCCAACGCCGGAGAGACGAAACAACCCGAACCTCAGCCCGCAGAATCCGGGATATCCTGAATTTTAA